TCTGCTCAATTTCATCACGCGGCACCAAGTAACGGGCCATTACGCGTGAAAATATTTCCACAGAGGTCTCAAAATCTTGGGAAATAACCTCATCAACTCCTAACTTGTAAAGCGCCTCCATATCGCGAGTTGAGCGTGTACGGATTATGATGTAGGCGGCAGAATTAAGCGATCGGGCAGCCGCAGCAATGCCAAAAGTGGAGGCTGCATCAGGCACGGCTACCACAACTACCGAAGCCCTCCTAATTCCGGCAGCGAGCAGAACAGGATCGGAAGCAGCATCGCCATAAAAGATGGGTTCATTTCTCCGTTGCTCCTTTCTTACAATCTCCGGGTTAAAATCAACTATGGCGTAAGGAATCCGAGCAATTTTCGATGCCCGCACCATATTGCGACCATTTAACCCATAACCAACAATAATCAAGTGGTTGCTAAGCTTCTCGTGCTTAGGTGGCCATACTGGGTTTAAACCACGCTTAAGCGCCTTGGGAATAGGAAGTTTCAGCAATTTATTGGCCAATGGAATAGAGGAGAGCATTAGCAAGGGTGCCACAGCCATGGTAAGCACGCTGCTGGCAATAAATATGCGGTACAACCAATCGTCCATAATCCCAAGCTGAACACCGCGCTGGGAAAGGATGAACGAAAACTCGCCAATTTGTGCCAATCCCAAGGCAACGATGAGTGTCGATTTAAATGGAAAACCAAGAACAAAAGCAGCAAAGCCAGCAATTACAGCCTTCAGCAGTATGACTGCCAATGTTACCGCGAGTATGAGCAGCAGATTATTCATAAAGAAATGAAGGTCGAACAGCATGCCAATGGAGATAAAGAAGAAGCTGGCAAACACATCCCTGAACGGAATAATCTGACCAAAGGTATGATGGTTATAGTCGGTCTCCGAAATGGCGAGCCCCGCAAGAAAAGCCCCCAAGGCCAAGGAAAGCCCAAGCGCATAGGTTATGTAAGTAATGGAAAACGCAATGGCTATAATTACCAACAAAAAGAGCTCGTTGCTTCCCGTCTTTGCCACTTGGTAAAGAACCCGTGGGATGATGTATTTTCCGGCAACAATGGTCAGTGCAATGATGCCAATGGCTCCGACTAGCAACTTTACAAAAGCACCGTCATCCTCGCTACCCTTGCCAGCCAGCAAGGGAATAGCCACCATCATAAGGATAACCGCTAAATCTTGGAATATCAATATCCCCAAAGCTGCATTTCCATAATCGGTACTGATAACCCCCTTCTCCTGCATCACCTTTAACACAATGGCAGTGCTGCTCAACGCAACCAAAAAGCCTATAAATAATGCATTCTGAAAAGAAAATCCAATAAAATAAACGATGATACCGGTAAATAAAATGGTTAGCAACACCTGTACAGAACCGCCAAGCAATGCCACTTTACGTATTTCAATGAGCTTCTTTAGCGAAAACTCAATACCAATGGTAAACAGCAAAAAGATTACCCCCAACTCAGCCAGAAACTCCATTCGGGTTCCATGCCCGGCCAACCCAAAGCCATAGGGTCCGGCTAATATTCCGGCGACCAAGAATCCAATTATTGCTGGAAGCTTTAACTTGTGGAAAATAAAGACCGAAAGGGATGCAATCCCAAACACTAGAGCAACTTCCTGCAATATTTCCATATCGATAATTTTGAGAAGACCAATTCAATTTGCCACTTAAGATTCAAAAAATACTAAATTTGCGGCTTAAGCCAAAGTATGGTCAACAGCTCTATTTCAGCAATTGTTAAGTTAGGCAATATTTTTGAGGAAGCCTGCTCCACCTCCGAAAATCTTTCGGCAGAGGCAACGC
This region of Williamwhitmania sp. genomic DNA includes:
- a CDS encoding cation:proton antiporter — translated: MEILQEVALVFGIASLSVFIFHKLKLPAIIGFLVAGILAGPYGFGLAGHGTRMEFLAELGVIFLLFTIGIEFSLKKLIEIRKVALLGGSVQVLLTILFTGIIVYFIGFSFQNALFIGFLVALSSTAIVLKVMQEKGVISTDYGNAALGILIFQDLAVILMMVAIPLLAGKGSEDDGAFVKLLVGAIGIIALTIVAGKYIIPRVLYQVAKTGSNELFLLVIIAIAFSITYITYALGLSLALGAFLAGLAISETDYNHHTFGQIIPFRDVFASFFFISIGMLFDLHFFMNNLLLILAVTLAVILLKAVIAGFAAFVLGFPFKSTLIVALGLAQIGEFSFILSQRGVQLGIMDDWLYRIFIASSVLTMAVAPLLMLSSIPLANKLLKLPIPKALKRGLNPVWPPKHEKLSNHLIIVGYGLNGRNMVRASKIARIPYAIVDFNPEIVRKEQRRNEPIFYGDAASDPVLLAAGIRRASVVVVAVPDAASTFGIAAAARSLNSAAYIIIRTRSTRDMEALYKLGVDEVISQDFETSVEIFSRVMARYLVPRDEIEQMVADIRSDGYRMFRSLSFQPSNAGLKDLMTQVELATFRVLPRCYVAGKSLEDIHLRRKFGLSVLLLRRNDELISNPSGELVLLEGDVVTLMGDQKQVACAVSLFTVNEPICPD